The nucleotide window GGGGTATTAATATGAAGGATAGTAAATTAAAAGATGATCCGAGGTATGTCCAGACAAATAGAGAAACTTTAGCAGTATTTATTCTTCTTATTGTTAACATAATTTGGTGGTTTGCTTTTGCTTATGGTTTGGGCTCTGAATCGCCAGATGAATACTCTTACATTTTAGGTTTTCCTTCATGGTTTTTTTTGAGTTGCATAGCAAGCCTCATAGTATTTAGCATTTTACTTATTATGGTTGTTTCCTTTGTCTTTAAAGATATACCTCTTGATCCTTTGGATGAAGAAATCTTAGGAGGTGATGATAAATGAATATCAGTAAAGACATTTTAATACAAATCTGGGTTCCCCTAATAATATACCTATTTTTGGTATTGTATATTGGTTTTTACAGCAATAGGATAACAAAACAAAAGGAAGGTGGTTTCTTAAGCGAGTATTTTTTAGGCAATAGGAATTTTGGTGGTTTTGTGGTTGCAATGACGTTGGTCGCTACATATACGAGCGCTTCCAGCTTTTTGGGGGGGCCAGGGACAGCTTATAATCAAGGTTTGGGATGGGTTTTGCTTGCAATGACCCAGCTTCCCGCTGCATATGTTACCTTAGGGATTTTAGGTAAAAGATTTGCTATTATTTCAAGAAAAGTCAAGGCTGTTACCTTAATTGACGTTATAAGGGAAAGATACGATAATAATCCTGCCGTTGTATGGTTATCATCTTTGGGAGCTGTTATATTTTTAATAGTTGCGGTAGTCGCACAGTTTGTAGGAGGGGCAAAATTATTCCAGACTATAACGGGTTTGCCCTACATTTGGGGGCTCATATTATTTGGTGGTGTTGTGCTTGTATACGTCACCTACGGTGGTTTTAGGGCTGTTGTATTAACGGATGCAGTTCAGGGAACGGTAATGTTTTTTGGTACCATTATTTTATTATTAATGGTATTTTCTAAAGGCGGTGGAGTTTATAACGTTATGCAGACGCTCTATAAAATAAATCCGGAACTTATTACACCTTTTGGGGTAAAAAAATTTATTTCAGTTCCATGGATATCCTCATTTTGGGTTCTGGTTTGTATCGGAATTTTAGGGCTTCCCCAAAATGCATTGAGGGCAATGGCTTATAAAAATTCAAAGGCTATGCATTATGCGATGATTATAGGGACTGTGGTAGTAGGAGTGCTTATGTTAGGTCTTCACCTTGTAGGTGCAGCGTCAAAGGCAATTTTGCCAGAGATACCTAAAGGTTTGTCCAGCGATACTGTTATACCACTTGTGGCCATCAAACTTCTCCCAAGATGGGTGGCAGGAATTTTATTAGCTGCTCCTCTTGCAGCGATAATGTCAACCGTAGATTCACAGATGATATTGATTTCAAGCACTATAGTAAAGGATTTATATTTGAATTATATTAACCCTAAGGCGACACAGAAGCAGATTGTAAATTTGAGCATATTGTCTACTGCTTTAATCGGTTTAATTATCCTTTTACTTTCCATAAAACCTCCTGCATTGATAATTTGGATTAACCTATATGCTTTTGGAGGTCTCGAAGCTACATTCTTCTGGCTAATAATACTCGGTCTTTATTGGAAGCGAGCAAATGCAGAAGGTGCAATAGCGTCTATGATTACAGGAGTGGCAAGTTTTATAATAATAAGCAAGTACTGGCCGAGGCCTTTCGGTATGCACCCGATAGTTATAACTCTTTTTTTAGGTTTTGTGGCTTTTTATACGGTATCCC belongs to Thermovenabulum gondwanense and includes:
- a CDS encoding YhdT family protein → MKDSKLKDDPRYVQTNRETLAVFILLIVNIIWWFAFAYGLGSESPDEYSYILGFPSWFFLSCIASLIVFSILLIMVVSFVFKDIPLDPLDEEILGGDDK
- the panF gene encoding sodium/pantothenate symporter, with amino-acid sequence MNISKDILIQIWVPLIIYLFLVLYIGFYSNRITKQKEGGFLSEYFLGNRNFGGFVVAMTLVATYTSASSFLGGPGTAYNQGLGWVLLAMTQLPAAYVTLGILGKRFAIISRKVKAVTLIDVIRERYDNNPAVVWLSSLGAVIFLIVAVVAQFVGGAKLFQTITGLPYIWGLILFGGVVLVYVTYGGFRAVVLTDAVQGTVMFFGTIILLLMVFSKGGGVYNVMQTLYKINPELITPFGVKKFISVPWISSFWVLVCIGILGLPQNALRAMAYKNSKAMHYAMIIGTVVVGVLMLGLHLVGAASKAILPEIPKGLSSDTVIPLVAIKLLPRWVAGILLAAPLAAIMSTVDSQMILISSTIVKDLYLNYINPKATQKQIVNLSILSTALIGLIILLLSIKPPALIIWINLYAFGGLEATFFWLIILGLYWKRANAEGAIASMITGVASFIIISKYWPRPFGMHPIVITLFLGFVAFYTVSLLTKPPKENTIKKFWSV